One stretch of Armigeres subalbatus isolate Guangzhou_Male chromosome 2, GZ_Asu_2, whole genome shotgun sequence DNA includes these proteins:
- the LOC134218239 gene encoding uncharacterized protein LOC134218239, with translation MDSDNNNSQIVCRFCLQYSSAMWPLETVYNRERSFLEKVYQCAHINIIDLDELRTWVCESCLNNIEKFYSFRNMLQHNLADFNERFREEQKEHQHETAWNDNQQVEVYFSDFSNCDDCYEIPPTDSEYETEGEVGVRERKPDDYTRKGSYEVAQIEAEFAEILTEDCPLTNYEMCPPVERREEIKQNCT, from the exons ATTCGCAAATTGTCTGCCGGTTTTGCCTACAATACAGCAGTGCAATGTGGCCTCTGGAAACGGTCTACAACAGGGAGAGATCGTTTCTGGAAAAAGTCTACCAATGTGCTCACATCAAT ATTATTGACCTTGACGAATTGCGCACGTGGGTCTGCGAAAGCTGCCTAAACAACATCGAGAAATTCTATAGTTTTCGAAACATGCTCCAACACAACTTGGCGGATTTTAACGAACGGTTTCGTGAGGAACAGAAGGAGCATCAGCACGAAACCGCCTGGAACGACAATCAACAGGTGGAGGTCTATTTTAGTGATTTTAGCAACTGCGACGATTGTTACGAGATTCCGCCAACAGATTCAGAGTATGAGACGGAAGGTGAAGTTGGAGTTCGTGAGCGAAAACCGGACGACTATACGAGAAAAGGCTCGTATGAAGTAGCTCAAATCGAAGCAGAATTTGCGGAAATACTTACGGAAGATTGTCCTTTGACCAATTACGAAATGTGTCCTCCTGTCGAAAGACGGGAAGAAATCAAACAAAACTGTACATAA
- the LOC134218238 gene encoding ribosome biogenesis protein WDR12 homolog yields MSLKITGKSEGQLQLHLYTKQKQFAVPDVPYSIRANVNNKELNVLINTLLKDSGNPEAGKVEFDFLLNGEFVKISLGQHLKEREISFEDKVELEYVERYPAPEPQDCLLHDDWVSAVEARDNWILTGCYDNTLNIWTTKGKHKLTIPGHIAPVKGVTWVSLDQEKGVFASASQDQTVMLWEWNVAANSVECVQVCKGHERGVDCISANRSKTRMATGSWDTMLKIWSTDVRNESETQPSTSKRQKLDQGNARTPILTLAGHRECISGVQWIDDNTLVTSSWDHTIKIWDLSLNGIKSEICGHKSFFDLSYSHLNGLIIAASPDKNLRLYDPKSNQGTIVKNTYLGHTQWVQSVRWSNTNEYLFVSGAYDNHVKLWDYRSPKAPIFELIGHEDKVLACDWSNPKFILSGGSDNSVRVFKSKIAIGGEQK; encoded by the exons ATGTCGCTTAAAATCACAGGCAAGTCCGAAGGACAACTGCAGTTGCATCTTTACACCAAGCAAAAACA ATTTGCCGTACCGGATGTTCCGTACTCCATTCGAGCGAATGTTAACAATAAAGAGCTAAACGTGCTAATTAATACGTTGCTTAAAGACTCGGGAAACCCGGAGGCCGGCAAGGTTGAATTTGATTTTCTCCTAAATGGAGAATTTGTTAAGATTTCATTGGGACAACACTTGAAGGAGCGAGAAATATCGTTCGAAGACAAAGTGGAACTTGAATATGTAGAACGATATCCGGCCCCGGAACCACAAGATTGTCTGCTACACGATGACTGGGTTTCAGCTGTCGAAGCTAGGGATAACTGGATTCTGACAGGGTGTTATGATAACACCTTGAATATCTGGACCACGAAAGGGAAGCACAAGTTGACCATCCCGGGTCACATTGCGCCGGTAAAGGGAGTCACTTGGGTGTCGTTAGATCAAGAGAAGGGAGTATTTGCCAGCGCTTCGCAGGACCAAACTGTCATGCTGTGGGAGTGGAATGTTGCAGCAAACTCGGTTGAGTGCGTTCAAGTTTGCAAAGGACACGAACGTGGAGTTGACTGTATTTCAGCTAATCGGAGCAAAACGCGGATGGCCACCGGAAGCTGGGATACAATGCTTAAAATTTGGTCCACGGATGTGCGTAACGAAAGTGAAACGCAGCCCTCTACTAGCAAGAGACAAAAACTTGACCAAGGCAATGCGAGAACGCCGATCCTTACCCTGGCCGGCCACCGAGAGTGTATTTCCGGTGTGCAGTGGATCGACGACAACACGCTCGTTACGTCCTCGTGGGATCACACCATCAAAATTTGGGACCTATCCCTCAACGGAATAAAGTCGGAAATCTGCGGTCACAAATCGTTCTTCGATTTGAGCTACTCCCATTTGAACGGGTTGATCATTGCTGCTTCGCCAGATAAAAACCTGAGACTGTATGATCCCAAGTCAAACC AGGGAACCATCGTCAAGAATACCTACCTCGGTCACACGCAGTGGGTCCAATCGGTGCGCTGGAGCAATACCAATGAATACTTGTTTGTGTCCGGAGCTTACGACAACCATGTCAAGCTGTGGGATTATCGCAGCCCGAAGGCGCCCATCTTTGAGCTAATTGGTCACGAAGACAAGGTGCTGGCCTGCGATTGGTCGAATCCGAAATTCATTCTGTCGGGAGGGTCGGACAATTCGGTGCGTGTTTTCAAATCCAAAATAGCAATAGGAGGGGAGCAAAAGTAA
- the LOC134213787 gene encoding A-kinase anchor protein 10, mitochondrial, translated as MLQFLKKSAVARKNSNSSSSSAHQEENTKGKSSKAGDVINGSIGYEPVNDEQALLEAEHYWLERWKNLPEVRSRLSRNLLDILAEHSCICYYVQFLETKDALPLVKFWLDVESFKAAANVENSRLDGRNCKGVAHRGLQRSVSSDGYDSLSFLSVDCDSISTFSENAFDDGTTATDEGGPSCRTSGNCTPIPPALEVVLEEEKKPLSDSCKQMLEVCDMTMRQSLTDDEKTQICESNKMKQEDTPDSVTHKENGFNSLVNSDAVRIYRKYLTSNSPCYIDVPATVLSHISLALCGGSCSERIFDEAQQYLLDVMDKNYLSSFLESSFYCKYTFEVLSSDSLTLKDILCSEMALFYFMEYLEQKGKRHILEFRVSANDFRRSAENSQAQADAVVLYEKYFSLQATCPLNVSDKIRFLVEEGICSQDAASIKNCFELPSRIIERFLERRYFQGFLKSQLYTQYLSELLSKIKTTPAGESTGSSLGILAGRKQIFSADRNRTNNQRRGHRKTFSDVTSESSGRAKNFVSSQNTLLAMSDTSFHRKRTNTIGAATTSDIMQIDSRQLYNPDLLWRRNSVAGLTFGRVDALGRYERDFDIAEPPQDDDRWSKNRLKKAMRKLVNLPEDKAQEELAWQVAEMIVKDITSVTMSGSSEGGAQT; from the exons ATGTTGCAGTTCCTGAAAAAGTCGG CCGTGGCGCGAAAAAACTCCAACAGCAGCAGTAGTTCAGCGCATCAGGAAGAAAACACCAAAGGCAAATCATCGAAGGCCGGTGATGTCATCAATGGCTCAATTGGATACGAACCGGTGAACGATGAACAAGCACTGCTCGAAGCGGAACACTACTGGTTGGAGCGATGGAAGAACTTACCGGAAGTGAGATCACGGTTATCCAGAAACCTTTTGGACATTTTGGCCGAACATAGCTGCATATGTTACTACGTGCAATTTCTAGAAACGAAAGATGCCCTTCCGCTGGTCAAATTTTGGCTAGATGTCGAGAGTTTCAAGGCCGCTGCAAATGTGGAAAATTCGCGGTTGGACGGCAGAAATTGCAAAGGGGTGGCGCATCGTGGCTTACAGAGAAGCGTCTCTTCGGACGGATACGATAGTTTGTCCTTTTTGAGTGTTGACTGCGATTCGATATCAACTTTTTCGGAAAATGCTTTCGATGACGGTACAACGGCAACTGACGAAGGCGGACCAAGCTGTCGAACGTCCGGCAATTGTACTCCAATCCCACCCGCTTTGGAAGTGGTATTAGAGGAAGAAAAGAAGCCATTAAGCGACAGTTGCAAGCAAATGCTGGAAGTGTGTGATATGACTATGCGCCAATCGTTGACCGACGACGAGAAAACTCAGATCTGCGAATCAAACAAAATGAAACAAGAGGACACGCCCGATTCCGTAACACATAAGGAAAACGGTTTCAACTCGTTGGTGAACTCGGACGCGGTAAGAATCTACCGAAAGTATTTGACCAGCAACTCGCCTTGTTACATTGATGTGCCGGCGACAGTTCTGTCCCACATTTCGTTAGCACTCTGCGGTGGCAGCTGTAGCGAACGAATTTTCGACGAGGCTCAGCAGTATTTGCTGGATGTGATGGATAAGAACTACCTGAGCTCGTTCCTGGAAAGTAGCTTCTACTGTAAATACACCTTCGAG GTTCTATCAAGCGACAGTTTGACCTTGAAGGATATACTCTGCAGTGAAATGGCTCTGTTCTACTTCATGGAGTATCTCGAGCAGAAAGGTAAGCGCCACATTTTGGAGTTTCGCGTTTCAGCTAACGACTTCCGCAGGAGTGCCGAAAACAGTCAAGCACAAGCCGACGCCGTTGTCTTGTACGAAAAGTATTTCTCGCTGCAGGCGACCTGTCCGTTGAACGTTAGTGATAAAATCCGCTTTCTGGTCGAAGAGGGAATTTGTTCCCAGGATGCTGCTTCCATCAAAAACTGCTTCGAATTGCCTTCAAGAATAATAGAACGCTTTTTGGAGCGAAGGTATTTCCAGGGATTCTTGAAATCTCAACTCTACACGCAATATCTCtccgaactgctgagcaagatCAAGACTACTCCGGCGGGAGAATCCACCGGTAGCAGTTTGGGCATTCTGGCGGGTCGAAAGCAAATATTTTCCGCCGACCGAAACAGAACGAACAATCAAAGACGCGGCCATCGGAAAACGTTCTCGGATGTGACGAGTGAGAGTTCCGGACGAGCGAAAAATTTTGTTTCCTCGCAGAACACTCTGTTGGCCATGTCGGATACGAGCTTTCATCGTAAACGAACAAACACGATAGGAGCTGCAACCACAAGCGACATCATGCAAATCGATTCACGTCAACTGTACAATCCGGACCTGTTGTGGAGGCGGAACTCGGTTGCCGGGCTAACGTTCGGCCGAGTGGACGCGTTGGGGCGCTACGAGCGAGATTTTGATATCGCGGAACCCCCGCAGGACGACGACCGTTGGAGCAAGAACCGGCTGAAAAAGGCAATGCGAAAGCTGGTGAATTTGCCCGAGGACAAAGCACAGGAGGAACTAGCCTGGCAGGTGGCGGAAATGATTGTTAAGGATATCACGAGCGTTACGATGAGTGGCAGTAGCGAGGGTGGCGCTCAAACGTGA
- the LOC134213789 gene encoding uncharacterized protein LOC134213789 isoform X2, which produces MTTMIGSIDQYQRHKSFTHYVERFEVMCKLNKVNDETKQSWFISVSGDEVFEEIKLIFPKKDVCEIPYDEMIKKLKARFDKVEPALMNRYEFYNRIQKPNESAENFVLAVKLLAENSNFREFKDEAIRDRLIIGLRDKDLRKKLLMDDDVNLETVEKTIITSEKAESRADHINDFSESGKVMSVKERLGRRFDDYERRGSYERPRYRSWSRDRSRSNDRAKGFVRNRSRDYEWNRGHRDIRPKHIHGSAVCNYCKRKGHIRKNCYFLQNDKQVKTVNFVDEKKDIEEPSITDKFDRIRVNDSSDESEISCMMISSVNRISEACMVDVLIHGYNVSMEIDTGSAVAVISEMLYKRLFRGINIARCGKKLVVVNGSSISVIGQIYVKVELNGMHAETNLIILKTSKDFTPLLGRNWLKLFYPNWKDGFKQFHSLKSITCMETPEQQLSTIRQRYAKVFDEDLTEPITGYEAELTFKSEQPIFKKAYQVPYKIKDKFLKHLELLERQDVITPVLASEWASPVIAIIKKDGEIRMVLVGKHTTNAHRNQLKVAHKTGRQKTAIFCPRQDSLCTSKRRRTSLDDEDEFEGFGDVPEANNRPRKKKIRTRERSPILTRSKDVHRS; this is translated from the exons ATGACCACTATGATAGGATCGATCGATCAATATCAGCGACACAAATCATTCACTCATTATGTAGAACGCTTCGAAGTGATGTGTAAGCTAAATAAAGTTAATGATGAGACGAAGCAGTCTTGGTTCATTTCGGTTAGTGGGGATGAGGTTTTTGAAgagataaaactaatttttccaaaaaaggaTGTTTGTGAAATTCCCTATGACGAAATGATCAAGAAGCTAAAAGCACGGTTCGACAAAGTGGAGCCCGCGTTGATGAACAGATATGAGTTTTACAATCGTATTCAAAAACCGAACGAGTCTGCTGAAAATTTTGTGCTAGCAGTTAAACTTTTagctgaaaacagtaactttagGGAATTTAAAGATGAAGCTATTCGCGATAGATTGATCATCGGGCTTCGAGACAAAGACCTGAGGAAAAAGCTTCTAATGGACGATGATGTGAATTTGGAAACTGTTGAAAAGACAATAATAACAAGTGAGAAGGCTGAGAGTAGAGCTGATCATATTAACGATTTTAGTGAATCGGGCAAAGTGATGTCAGTTAAGGAACGTTTGGGCAGAAGATTCGATGATTATGAACGTAGGGGTAGCTATGAAAGACCTCGTTATCGTAGTTGGAGTCGTGATCGAAGTAGAAGCAATGATCGTGCTAAGGGTTTTGTTAGGAATAGAAGCAGGGACTATGAGTGGAACAGAGGCCATCGCGATATTCGACCAAAGCATATTCACGGTAGTGCAGTTTGTAATTACTGTAAACGTAAGGGTCATATCCGTAAAAACTGTTACTTTTTGCAAAATGATAAACAAGTGAAGACTGTCAACTTTGTTGACGAAAAGAAAGACATTGAGGAGCCATCAATTACGGATAAATTCGATAGAATTCGCGTTAACGACTCTAGTGACGAATCAGAAATCAGTTGTATGATGATAAGTAGTGTTAACAGGATTTCTGAAGCGTGCATGGTTGATGTTTTGATACATGGTTACAATGTATCTATGGAGATCGATACAGGATCCGCTGTAGCTGTAATTAGTGAAATGCTATATAAAAGATTGTTTCGTGGAATTAATATTGCCAGGTGTGGCAAAAAGCTGGTCGTTGTCAATGGTTCCAGTATTTCGGTAATAGGACAGATTTATGTGAAAGTAGAACTGAACGGAATGCACGCTGAgacaaatttaattattttaaaaacttcCAAGGATTTCACTCCACTTCTGGGTAGGAACTGGCTGAAGTTATTCTACCCGAATTGGAAGGATGGTTTCAAGCAGTTTCATTCTCTCAAAAGCATAACTTGCATGGAAACACCTGAGCAACAGTTGAGTACAATTAGACAAAGATATGCCAAAGTATTTGATGAAGATTTAACCGAACCAATTACAGGTTACGAAGCGGAACTCACCTTTAAATCAGAGCAGCCAATCTTCAAAAAGGCCTATCAAGTGCCATATAAAATTAaagataaatttttaaaacatttagaATTGCTTGAGAGACAGGACGTGATAACACCGGTACTGGCGAGTGAATGGGCATCCCCAGTAATAGCTATTATAAAAAAAGATGGAGAAATTAGAATG GTCCTAGTGGGTAAACATACGACGAATGCGCACAGGAATCAACTAAAGGTTGCGCATAAGACTGGTAGACAAAAGACTGCGATCTTTTGCCCACGACAGGACTCGTTGTGTACAAGTAAGCGAAGGCGGACCTCTTTAGACGACGAAGATGAATTTGAAGGATTCGGGGATGTCCCAGAGGCGAACAATAGACCGAGGAAGAAGAAAATCAGAACACGTGAGCGAAGCCCAATACTTACGCGTTCGAAAGATGTTCATCGTAGCTAG
- the LOC134213789 gene encoding uncharacterized protein LOC134213789 isoform X1, which translates to MTTMIGSIDQYQRHKSFTHYVERFEVMCKLNKVNDETKQSWFISVSGDEVFEEIKLIFPKKDVCEIPYDEMIKKLKARFDKVEPALMNRYEFYNRIQKPNESAENFVLAVKLLAENSNFREFKDEAIRDRLIIGLRDKDLRKKLLMDDDVNLETVEKTIITSEKAESRADHINDFSESGKVMSVKERLGRRFDDYERRGSYERPRYRSWSRDRSRSNDRAKGFVRNRSRDYEWNRGHRDIRPKHIHGSAVCNYCKRKGHIRKNCYFLQNDKQVKTVNFVDEKKDIEEPSITDKFDRIRVNDSSDESEISCMMISSVNRISEACMVDVLIHGYNVSMEIDTGSAVAVISEMLYKRLFRGINIARCGKKLVVVNGSSISVIGQIYVKVELNGMHAETNLIILKTSKDFTPLLGRNWLKLFYPNWKDGFKQFHSLKSITCMETPEQQLSTIRQRYAKVFDEDLTEPITGYEAELTFKSEQPIFKKAYQVPYKIKDKFLKHLELLERQDVITPVLASEWASPVIAIIKKDGEIRMVIDCKVLVGKHTTNAHRNQLKVAHKTGRQKTAIFCPRQDSLCTSKRRRTSLDDEDEFEGFGDVPEANNRPRKKKIRTRERSPILTRSKDVHRS; encoded by the exons ATGACCACTATGATAGGATCGATCGATCAATATCAGCGACACAAATCATTCACTCATTATGTAGAACGCTTCGAAGTGATGTGTAAGCTAAATAAAGTTAATGATGAGACGAAGCAGTCTTGGTTCATTTCGGTTAGTGGGGATGAGGTTTTTGAAgagataaaactaatttttccaaaaaaggaTGTTTGTGAAATTCCCTATGACGAAATGATCAAGAAGCTAAAAGCACGGTTCGACAAAGTGGAGCCCGCGTTGATGAACAGATATGAGTTTTACAATCGTATTCAAAAACCGAACGAGTCTGCTGAAAATTTTGTGCTAGCAGTTAAACTTTTagctgaaaacagtaactttagGGAATTTAAAGATGAAGCTATTCGCGATAGATTGATCATCGGGCTTCGAGACAAAGACCTGAGGAAAAAGCTTCTAATGGACGATGATGTGAATTTGGAAACTGTTGAAAAGACAATAATAACAAGTGAGAAGGCTGAGAGTAGAGCTGATCATATTAACGATTTTAGTGAATCGGGCAAAGTGATGTCAGTTAAGGAACGTTTGGGCAGAAGATTCGATGATTATGAACGTAGGGGTAGCTATGAAAGACCTCGTTATCGTAGTTGGAGTCGTGATCGAAGTAGAAGCAATGATCGTGCTAAGGGTTTTGTTAGGAATAGAAGCAGGGACTATGAGTGGAACAGAGGCCATCGCGATATTCGACCAAAGCATATTCACGGTAGTGCAGTTTGTAATTACTGTAAACGTAAGGGTCATATCCGTAAAAACTGTTACTTTTTGCAAAATGATAAACAAGTGAAGACTGTCAACTTTGTTGACGAAAAGAAAGACATTGAGGAGCCATCAATTACGGATAAATTCGATAGAATTCGCGTTAACGACTCTAGTGACGAATCAGAAATCAGTTGTATGATGATAAGTAGTGTTAACAGGATTTCTGAAGCGTGCATGGTTGATGTTTTGATACATGGTTACAATGTATCTATGGAGATCGATACAGGATCCGCTGTAGCTGTAATTAGTGAAATGCTATATAAAAGATTGTTTCGTGGAATTAATATTGCCAGGTGTGGCAAAAAGCTGGTCGTTGTCAATGGTTCCAGTATTTCGGTAATAGGACAGATTTATGTGAAAGTAGAACTGAACGGAATGCACGCTGAgacaaatttaattattttaaaaacttcCAAGGATTTCACTCCACTTCTGGGTAGGAACTGGCTGAAGTTATTCTACCCGAATTGGAAGGATGGTTTCAAGCAGTTTCATTCTCTCAAAAGCATAACTTGCATGGAAACACCTGAGCAACAGTTGAGTACAATTAGACAAAGATATGCCAAAGTATTTGATGAAGATTTAACCGAACCAATTACAGGTTACGAAGCGGAACTCACCTTTAAATCAGAGCAGCCAATCTTCAAAAAGGCCTATCAAGTGCCATATAAAATTAaagataaatttttaaaacatttagaATTGCTTGAGAGACAGGACGTGATAACACCGGTACTGGCGAGTGAATGGGCATCCCCAGTAATAGCTATTATAAAAAAAGATGGAGAAATTAGAATGGTAATAGATTGCAAG GTCCTAGTGGGTAAACATACGACGAATGCGCACAGGAATCAACTAAAGGTTGCGCATAAGACTGGTAGACAAAAGACTGCGATCTTTTGCCCACGACAGGACTCGTTGTGTACAAGTAAGCGAAGGCGGACCTCTTTAGACGACGAAGATGAATTTGAAGGATTCGGGGATGTCCCAGAGGCGAACAATAGACCGAGGAAGAAGAAAATCAGAACACGTGAGCGAAGCCCAATACTTACGCGTTCGAAAGATGTTCATCGTAGCTAG
- the LOC134213790 gene encoding protein wntless: MSGTILENLSGKKLSILVSCLLFLQFLCFLLGGLIAPVPSSVQTILATICKDVPGSHNDTSIWLYSRGEDHCQSLDHLDIENHDLKMANQIVFVFQMPLPREGRQLDYSRWQQNLIGVLQTDIAYDKNILLKPHSKMTIDARLAYRNKGDSDQDWKYLASSLERRDLDCAADNVTDEYLYNCNAIPLFELGSLHHDYYLLNVRLPVDSDLKMNLDIGHIQDLHLSVIYQNGGFTKIWVSLKTVFLPFVVIIMAWFWQRVHLLQRKPALLEYMLLALGSALTFLNLPLEYLTLVFDMPFMLLLSDIRQGIFYACLLSFWLVFAGEHMLIQESGEKSTLKTYWKHLSAVAVGCISLFMFDMCERGVQLRNPFYSIWVSRIGSTVALGFIILAGISAGLYFLFLCYMVWRVFCNINLKRTSLPSMSSARRLHYEGIIYRFQFLMLATLLCAALTVIGFIIGQVSEGRWKWDENIDLEFTSAFFTGVYGMWNIYIFALIVLYAPSHKKWPANETTEHIISEEIEFSNLPSDSNPSEISSLTQFARKAALD; the protein is encoded by the exons ATGTCCGGAACGATTCTGGAGAATCTCAGCGGCAAGAAGCTCAGCATTCTTGTTTCGTGTCTGCTGTTTCTGCAATTTCTTTGCTTCCTGTTGGGTGGTCTTATAG CTCCTGTGCCATCGAGTGTGCAAACTATTTTAGCTACAATCTGCAAGGACGTGCCCGGTTCGCACAATGACACTTCCATTTGGTTGTATTCCCGCGGGGAGGATCACTGCCAAAGTTTGGACCATCTGGACATCGAGAACCACGACCTTAAAATGGCCAACCAAATTGTTTTCGTGTTTCAAATGCCACTGCCGCGGGAAGGTCGCCAGTTGGACTATTCTCGGTGGCAGCAGAATCTGATCGGTGTCCTCCAGACAGACATTGCCTACGATAAGAACATACTGCTAAAGCCACATTCCAAGATGACTATTGATGCACGGTTGGCGTACCGTAATAAAGGTGATTCCGATCAGGATTGGAAATATCTTGCTTCGTCGCTGGAACGACGCGATCTAGATTGTGCCGCAGACAACGTAACTGACGAATATTTGTACAACTGCAATGCCATTCCACTATTTGAACTGGGCTCTCTGCACCATGATTATTATCTACTGAACGTGCGGCTTCCGGTCGACAGCGATTTAAAGATGAATCTGGATATCGGTCACATTCAAGACTTGCATCTGTCGGTTATCTACCAGAACGGTGGATTCACGAAAATATGGGTTTCGTTGAAAACTGTTTTTCTGCCTTTTGTCGTTATCATTATGGCTTGGTTCTGGCAGCGCGTTCATCTGCTTCAACGTAAACCCGCTTTACTGGAGTATATGTTGCTTGCTCTCGGTAGTGCTCTAACTTTCTTGAATCTTCCTCTGGAATATCTAACACTGGTTTTCGATATGCCGTTCATGCTTTTGTTAAGTGATATACGCCAAGGTATATTTTACGCTTGCTTGTTGTCATTCTGGCTGGTGTTTGCCGGGGAGCACATGCTCATCCAAGAATCTGGCGAAAAATCTACTCTCAAAACCTATTGGAAACATCTGAGCGCGGTAGCTGTTGGATGTATTTCGTTGTTCATGTTCGACATGTGCGAGCGTGGTGTACAACTAAGAAATCCCTTCTACTCGATTTGGGTTTCAAGGATTGGCTCTACCGTTGCT CTTGGTTTTATAATTCTGGCGGGCATCTCGGCAGGACTATACTTCCTATTTCTTTGCTACATGGTTTGGAGGGTATTCTGCAATATAAATCTTAAAAGGACATCACTCCCATCAATGTCATCGGCTCGCCGTCTACACTACGAAGGGATAATCTATCGCTTCCAATTCCTAATGTTGGCCACCCTGTTGTGTGCAGCCCTTACCGTGATTGGCTTCATCATCGGTCAAGTATCGGAGGGTCGTTGGAAGTGGGATGAGAACATTGATCTGGAATTTACCTCAGCCTTTTTCACTGGAGTCTACGGCATGTGGAATATCTATATCTTTGCCCTGATTGTTCTCTATGCTCCGAGCCATAAGAAATGGCCAGCCAACGAAACTACCG AACACATTATCAGCGAAGAGATCGAATTTAGTAATCTACCTTCCGACTCGAACCCGAGTGAAATTTCATCCCTGACGCAGTTTGCTCGCAAAGCAGCATTagactaa